TTGCCGATCACGGAAATGCAGACTATGCAATTAATCCTGACGGCTCACCAAATACTGCACATTCATTAAATCCGGTACCTTGCATTTTAATTGATGATGATTACACAAAAATTGAGAACGGTATTTTGGCAGATGTTGCCCCTACTCTACTGAATATAATGAATATAAAAATTCCCGAAGATATGACGGGAAAAATTTTAGTATAGACATTTATTTTTTACTATATTACAAAAATTTATTATTTTACCAATTCACTAAAAATTAATTATCATGAAAAAATCAATACTTCTTATTTTATCCTTGATATTAATAATAAATATTCAAGCACAACAAAAAAAAACACCTTTGCAAGAACACATTAATGCCGGTAAAGAAGCATACAATAAATTTGCTGATAAAAAAAATCATGAAATCATAAAAAATAATAAAACTTCAAAGTCCTATATTATCGGAGATACTGAAATATTTTGGAAATGGGATTTTACAGATATGCCGCCTGCATGGGTCCAAGAACCTGCAACTTGCAGAGCAGTCGGAGATAACTCTTATGTTTTTGTAGCTGACAATCAGTGGAATAATAATATGAATCAGATAGATGTTGACGAAGTTCTGTTCAGATTAGAAGAAGAAACATTAAACTCTTCTGAATACGGTATAATTGAAATGGATACAACATATTTCGGATTGATTCCGGATGAATTGGATAACGACCCGAAAGTTATATTCTTTTTTTCAGCTCTCGGAAGCTATAACGGTACTGTTTTCGACGGATATTTTTCGGCTTATAATCAAATGACAGAGGTAGAGGCTCAAATGGAAGGAGCACACAGCAACGAATGTGAAATGTTATATATGAGTTGTGATCCTGTTAATCCGACAGCAGCATCTACTTTATCAGTTCTTTCTCATGAACTTCAACATCTGATACATTGGGGTTATGATCCGGATGAAGACACTTGGGTTGATGAAGGTTGTGCAGAACTTGCTATGGTAATATACGGATATCCTGATCCGATTATATATTTCCCTTCAAATCCTAATAATAATTTAATTGTTTGGGATCAACAATTTTCTGATTATGTACAAACAATGTTGTTCTTCACATATTTATCAGAACAATACGGTGTTGAAATCATAAAAGAAATAGTTGCAAATCCGGAAAACAGTGTAACCGGAATAAATACTGTTTTATCGAATAACGGAATTGCTGAAAGTTTCACTG
This Bacteroidales bacterium DNA region includes the following protein-coding sequences:
- a CDS encoding T9SS type A sorting domain-containing protein, whose protein sequence is MKKSILLILSLILIINIQAQQKKTPLQEHINAGKEAYNKFADKKNHEIIKNNKTSKSYIIGDTEIFWKWDFTDMPPAWVQEPATCRAVGDNSYVFVADNQWNNNMNQIDVDEVLFRLEEETLNSSEYGIIEMDTTYFGLIPDELDNDPKVIFFFSALGSYNGTVFDGYFSAYNQMTEVEAQMEGAHSNECEMLYMSCDPVNPTAASTLSVLSHELQHLIHWGYDPDEDTWVDEGCAELAMVIYGYPDPIIYFPSNPNNNLIVWDQQFSDYVQTMLFFTYLSEQYGVEIIKEIVANPENSVTGINTVLSNNGIAESFTDIFNNWTIANFLDDTDFDNGKYGYEIFNLPNFSYNTYSNLPTDTSRNIYDCSAIYHNLPLDFEEIEIKVSTDDTGNSILHLLAYEDGTIKEIFTDDGDLIMNFTQPDLYSLSDLILVTANQRTSNDSTDFSINIFDPTVDINELEDNSINICPNPVNDFVTISIKLENPIKFFVEITDLNGKIIKRIYTDRQIISINTSTYSNGLYFVKIKTNKKTIVRKFIVER